CGCAATCTGTTGTACAGCGCCTCAATCTCGTTACCCATCCGGCGCTCAGTCTCCTTCTCCAACATGCGGCGCTCGGGCACACGCTTCGAGATAGCAGCCTGAGCCTCTTCGCGCGACATCTCGACATGGGCAAAGACAGCAGCGCGCTTGCCACTGAACATAGCGTGCGGCACGTTGGTGCTGTTGTCACTGTTCGCATCACCAACAGCCCACACACCAGGCAGAGAAGTCCGCAGACCAGAGTTCGTCTGCGTGTCGATCTTGTTACCCAGCATCTTGAGACCAAGCTGCTCGGGGAGAGTTGAGCGCTGCGCGGTGTCAAAGTTGGTTATGAAAGCGTTGCGCTCGACGGGCTCGCCCTCGGTGAAGTGCACGAGGAACTTGTCGAATTGGCGGCCTTCGTCGTCCTTATGGGTTTCGCCGTCCTGGATACGCTCGATTTCGGTGATGGTGCGGTTGTCGAGGCGGATGTTGTACGCTTCCACGATGGCTCTCCAGTCGGGGTGGGCCTTGGTCAGAATCTCCTCCTGGGCAGGGGTCTGAGTGCCGTTCAGGAAAGCAATGATGTCGCTGTTCAGGGTAGTGTACACCTCAAGAGTGCTGCCAATGATATCCTGCAAAGCACCCAGGATACCGAACGGCTGGTCACGGTGCTCGTAGCCATCGCACCAAGGACACCAGAAGATACCCTTGCCAAAAGCTTGCTCCAGACCGGGGGTGTCAGGGAGGACGTCACGGAGACCAGTACCAAGGACGACCTTGCGAGCCGTGTAGGTCTTGCCGGAGGCATCGGTAGCTTCGAAGATGTTGTCTATGGGCTTGATGGAGGAAATGGAAGTGTCGACGATGGTGGAAGTGTTGTAACGGAGTATTTGCTTGCGGGCGGCACCGCGGAATTCAGCGGGAACGGTTCCTGCTCACATCAGTATGTGGGTATTTAAACCAGGTAAATGGTGAGGAAGTACCGTCGTTGCCAATAACATCATGCATGTTGCGGGTAGGCGCGTTGCGGTACTCGCCCGAGTCGAACAGCGCAGTTCGACGCAGAACACGCGAGAGACCGCTGATGGCGCTCAGACCGGACGGACCACCACCCACGACAATGACATCGTAGTCAGTCTCGGGGACGGAGGCCGCGAGGGCAACGGTGAGGAGGGTAAAGAGGGAATAGAAGGCGGAGACCATCTTGCGAGCCATGGTGCTGGATGCTGGACCGTGGATGGGAGAGAAGACCGATCTGGGACAGGAAGTCTAGAAAAGATGTCGGGTTTTTATACATGGGTCCCTGGGGTACTCAGCTAAACCGTAGGATGACCAGCCGTAGCTGAGAGAATGGGATCGGCATTCATGCagcagttcaatagtcgATGTATGAGGGTGAGTCGGCGCGGAAGGTGCATTCCTGCGTACATATtcatactctgtacttctTGACATTCCCCTACAGTGACATTGATGCATACTGGTAGACCTCATACGGGATACACAGATCAAATTGTATAACAATCATGGGAGTACTGAATTGATTCCTGTACAAGTAAAAATACTCCGACTTTATATAATTGTACAAATGCTCCGTGTCAGTACCACAGCTGAAATTTCCACAACTTTCGCTCTCAGCCCTGTCGATCTCCAATAGTTTGCATATGCAACCCAATCATAACCCTCCACAAATGCTGCCGAGATCCATAGTCCGGGCCGAGAATCTCCACCAGGTATTCCAAGTCTAGACAGATCGGCGTCTTCAGGATGCCCGGATCGAGCATCCGGGGTTGAGCTGGGCGAATAAAACAGGGACATCAGATGCATAATACATAAGTGCCCTATGTGAGAAGCAGGAACTTATTCAGATATGCGCGTTGTTTATTTCCTATCTGGATCGGTGTCAGTATGAGGGAGAAGCAGTGGTAGGGCGGAATGCTCAACCAATATTATCAGGAATGCAGACAAGTGCATTACTTTCAAACCGCAGAAATATAAGACATTAAGATTATGTTAATGCATATACTATCATCAAGCAAATATAAACATAAATCACGCGCGGATCGAGGCGTGTAGATGCGTTGGCCATCTCGCGCTGTTTTCTGAAGCCTTTAAAAATTTTAGTACTCATCACTTCGACGGAAGGCATACCGCAACATACGCGAAGCACTCTGGGTCAATGCCTGCCGCACACTAGACAAGAATCCCTTATTGTCATAAGCCTGGGTAACATCCCACACCATCGCACCTCCGAAGCTGTCGAACCCTTGGGCGTACTCGATAATCGGCTTGAGTTCCGAAATAGGTACGAAGCCGCTAACCGACGCTTCCTTGCTGGCGGGAACACCGAGAAGCACCTTGACGTCTTGGTTCTTGGAGCCGTCCTTGGCCCAGTCATCCCACGTCTTAAAGTTAAATTGAGGTTGCTCGTCAGAATTCGCGTCAAAGCTGCTCAGGCCGCATGGATTGTTGTAGAATTGCACAAATACAGCATCCATGTCGACGGGGCCGGGTCCGTTGAGGAAGTCCTTGTCCGCTGCATCGGGGTAAGGGCACTGCGGGGCGGAGGTAAGGTAGTATTTTCGGTCTGACTCGCCGTCCATCAGCTCGCGGAGGCGCTTGGCGAATGGCTGCATGTTGGAGTTGGTGGCTTCAAAGTCTAGGTCGAAGCCATCGACGGAGGTCTTGCCGAACGGACGGTACACCTTGGATGCCTGGCTGCTCGTGGAGACAGGTTCAGATGCACGGCCGATAAGCTGGGGCGCTAGGTTGTTGAGACTTGTCGCCTGTGGCTGCCAAAGACCATTTTGGTTTGCGGGGGAATTCGGGGTATTCCAATTGTTATTGTTCCAAGTATTCCAATTATTCCAAGTATTCCAAGGGGCGTTCGTGCCTGCAGCAATGGCGGTTGACGGCTGGTCAGGTGCTGCCGTGGTGGCTGGCTTCTGAGTCTCTGTGGGCTGAAGCGTAGCAGTTTCCTGAGCAGAGTGTACAGGCTCTTCGGCTGGCCCGTGCTCTTTGGTAGGACCAAACGTCTTCCAGATCAGTTCCGCGCCTGCAATGGCCTCTTTTTCAGAGCTGAAGCCACCCTCGTTGTACGTAGCTCCTCCAATGGACAAAAGAATAGTCTTGCCGTTCTTCTGACATTCCGCGATGTCCGCCCTGGATTTGTTAGTTACTCTGGAAACAGCTCTGCTGGGGCTACTTACCCAACTTCGGGACAGTTCTTCAGATTTGTCCCGTCAAATGTGTCGCACCCCTTGCTGATGTTGGAAAGGTCATATTCCGGTGCACCTCCTGGTCCGTTGATAGTCATCACGAACGCCATGACGATGGCCTATGGTAACTTGTCAGGCTGAGTCAATTGGGTCCGGCGATTGTCAACTCACGTCAATATTTTCATCTAGAGACTGTTAGCCTATGTCGCATCCAATAACTATGGTACACTTACCTTTGCAGTAATGTGATAACGGCTTTTGGGTCTGTTCGTCTCCTCCACTTGCTGATGCTCCCAAGGAGTTCTGGCCTGCCCTGCGTTAGTATGTATTATCCAAATTTTTGATAATGGCTACATACCCCAGTAAACAACCATATTTTCCCTCTGAGAGAAATCGAGCTTCGCATACGCTCCTCTAACAAAGGCAAGCGCAGCTGTCACTCCAAGTGCTCTTTGGAAGAATGACATGATGCAACAAAGATAGCAAGTGTCCGATGAGGGACCGAAATCTATCAAACAAATGTGTCGAGCATGTGGTAAACGCTGGAATAATAAAGCGGCAAGATCAAGAATCCCTTGGTGTCGTCAACGTCAATTGAGATTCTTCGCGGTGCGCTCTCCTAGATCAAAGCAATCCAGGACTAAGGACATGCCTTATAAGTCTCCTAGATTATCCCCCCTCTCCTCCCAGTACGAACCATGATTCTGTC
This sequence is a window from Aspergillus chevalieri M1 DNA, chromosome 5, nearly complete sequence. Protein-coding genes within it:
- a CDS encoding NAD(P)/FAD-dependent oxidoreductase (COG:O;~EggNog:ENOG410PJAB;~InterPro:IPR036188,IPR023753;~PFAM:PF07992;~SECRETED:SignalP(1-21);~go_function: GO:0016491 - oxidoreductase activity [Evidence IEA];~go_process: GO:0055114 - oxidation-reduction process [Evidence IEA]) → MARKMVSAFYSLFTLLTVALAASVPETDYDVIVVGGGPSGLSAISGLSRVLRRTALFDSGEYRNAPTRNMHDVIGNDGTVPAEFRGAARKQILRYNTSTIVDTSISSIKPIDNIFEATDASGKTYTARKVVLGTGLRDVLPDTPGLEQAFGKGIFWCPWCDGYEHRDQPFGILGALQDIIGSTLEVYTTLNSDIIAFLNGTQTPAQEEILTKAHPDWRAIVEAYNIRLDNRTITEIERIQDGETHKDDEGRQFDKFLVHFTEGEPVERNAFITNFDTAQRSTLPEQLGLKMLGNKIDTQTNSGLRTSLPGVWAVGDANSDNSTNVPHAMFSGKRAAVFAHVEMSREEAQAAISKRVPERRMLEKETERRMGNEIEALYNRLRRRG
- a CDS encoding uncharacterized protein (CAZy:GH18;~COG:G;~EggNog:ENOG410PIRU;~InterPro:IPR017853,IPR001223,IPR001579;~SECRETED:SignalP(1-22);~go_function: GO:0004553 - hydrolase activity, hydrolyzing O-glycosyl compounds [Evidence IEA];~go_process: GO:0005975 - carbohydrate metabolic process [Evidence IEA]) produces the protein MSFFQRALGVTAALAFVRGAYAKLDFSQRENMVVYWGQNSLGASASGGDEQTQKPLSHYCKDENIDAIVMAFVMTINGPGGAPEYDLSNISKGCDTFDGTNLKNCPEVGADIAECQKNGKTILLSIGGATYNEGGFSSEKEAIAGAELIWKTFGPTKEHGPAEEPVHSAQETATLQPTETQKPATTAAPDQPSTAIAAGTNAPWNTWNNWNTWNNNNWNTPNSPANQNGLWQPQATSLNNLAPQLIGRASEPVSTSSQASKVYRPFGKTSVDGFDLDFEATNSNMQPFAKRLRELMDGESDRKYYLTSAPQCPYPDAADKDFLNGPGPVDMDAVFVQFYNNPCGLSSFDANSDEQPQFNFKTWDDWAKDGSKNQDVKVLLGVPASKEASVSGFVPISELKPIIEYAQGFDSFGGAMVWDVTQAYDNKGFLSSVRQALTQSASRMLRYAFRRSDEY